Proteins found in one Salminus brasiliensis chromosome 13, fSalBra1.hap2, whole genome shotgun sequence genomic segment:
- the LOC140574757 gene encoding E3 ubiquitin-protein ligase TRIM35-like isoform X1: MAMKSSLTEKELSCHLCCDIYVDPVLLPCRHSFCQECLEEYRESKKSLKCPVCKKPSPKGRLSPNLQLQSLCDKFRQERKSSAERHETLCGLHGEKLKLFCLEDKEPVCVVCRESKMHSSHNFRPLDEAAAEHRMNLRSKLEPLQEKLHLFLKAKLICDQTAQHIKSQARQAERRIKEEFQELHQFLQDEEENLLSALKEEEEVKSQAARNTVSSVNQEILHLSQVLTSTQEELLSEDIAFLKNYKASVERAEHKMEDPEILSGVLIDVAKHLGNLKFRVWEKMKDMIGYTPVILDPNTAHQRLVLSDDLTSLECKDDHQQLPKNPERYNHHLWVLGSEGFHSGKHYWDVKVENCAQWALGVVMGSRTKGRTFYCGGIWKCHYKNILYGASSSGGPTIILSLRENLRMVRVQLDWDDGQVLFYDLISGRLLQTFSYRFTEPVFPYFCNQCTRYSLRILPKETSTAIQPPKCSTQELTESNLATYSLA; encoded by the exons ATGGCGATGAAATCCTCCCTCACTGAGAAGGAACTCTCCTGTCACCTATGCTGCGATATCTATGTGGATCCTGTGCTGCTGCCTTGTCGGCACAGCTTCTGTCAGGAATGCTTGGAGGAGTACCGGGAAAGCAAGAAATCTCTCAAATGTCCTGTGTGCAAGAAACCGTCTCCCAAAGGTCGGCTTTCCCCCAACCTGCAACTCCAATCGCTGTGCGACAAATTCCGCCAGGAGAGAAAGAGCTCAGCGGAAAGACACGAGACACTGTGCGGCCTGCACGGGGAGAAGCTGAAGCTCTTCTGCCTGGAGGACAAAgagcctgtgtgtgttgtgtgtcggGAGTCTAAGATGCACAGCAGCCACAACTTCAGGCCACTGGATGAGGCAGCAGCGGAACACAGG ATGAATCTGCGCTCTAAACTGGAGCCCTTGCAGGAGAAGcttcatttgtttttaaaggCAAAATTGATTTGTGATCAGACGGCGCAGCACATTAAG AGCCAGGCCCGACAAGCTGAGAGACGCATTAAGGAGGAGTTCCAGGAACTTCACCAGTTTCTACAAGACGAAGAGGAAAACCTTTTGTCTGCActgaaggaggaagaggaggtgaAAAGCCAAGCGGCGAGGAACACCGTCAGCAGCGTAAACCAGGAAATCCTTCACCTTTCCCAAGTGCTCACGTCCACACAAGAGGAGTTACTGTCTGAGGACATAGCATTTCTTAAG AACTACAAAGCCTCTGTGGAAAG AGCTGAACATAAAATGGAAGATCCAGAGATCCTCTCCGGAGTTCTGATAGATGTGGCTAAACACCTGGGCAACCTGAAGTTCAGGGTGTGGGAGAAGATGAAAGATATGATCGGATACA CTCCAGTGATTTTAGACCCCAACACAGCACACCAGCGTCTCGTCCTCTCTGATGACCTGACCAGCTTGGAATGTAAAGATGATCACCAGCAGCTTCCTAAAAACCCAGAGAGATACAACCATCATCTGTGGGTCCTTGGCTCTGAGGGCTTTCACTCGGGGAAACACTACTGGGACGTCAAGGTGGAAAACTGTGCCCAATGGGCTCTGGGTGTTGTGATGGGTTCCAGGACAAAGGGTAGGACCTTCTACTGTGGAGGTATATGGAAATGCCATTACAAGAATATTTTGTATGGGGCTAGTTCCTCTGGAGGTCCCACCATCATCCTCAGTCTGAGAGAGAATCTGAGAATGGTCAGAGTGCAGCTGGACTGGGATGATGGACAGGTCTTGTTTTATGATCTCATCAGCGGCCGGCTTCTACAGACATTCTCATACAGGTTTACAGAGCCGGTCTTCCCTTACTTCTGCAATCAGTGTACACGTTATTCACTGAGGATTCTGCCAAAGGAGACCTCTACAGCAATACAGCCGCCAAAGTGCAGCACACAGGAGCTTACTGAATCTAACCTGGCTACGTACTCTTTGGCGTag
- the LOC140574757 gene encoding zinc-binding protein A33-like isoform X2, producing MAMKSSLTEKELSCHLCCDIYVDPVLLPCRHSFCQECLEEYRESKKSLKCPVCKKPSPKGRLSPNLQLQSLCDKFRQERKSSAERHETLCGLHGEKLKLFCLEDKEPVCVVCRESKMHSSHNFRPLDEAAAEHRSQARQAERRIKEEFQELHQFLQDEEENLLSALKEEEEVKSQAARNTVSSVNQEILHLSQVLTSTQEELLSEDIAFLKNYKASVERAEHKMEDPEILSGVLIDVAKHLGNLKFRVWEKMKDMIGYTPVILDPNTAHQRLVLSDDLTSLECKDDHQQLPKNPERYNHHLWVLGSEGFHSGKHYWDVKVENCAQWALGVVMGSRTKGRTFYCGGIWKCHYKNILYGASSSGGPTIILSLRENLRMVRVQLDWDDGQVLFYDLISGRLLQTFSYRFTEPVFPYFCNQCTRYSLRILPKETSTAIQPPKCSTQELTESNLATYSLA from the exons ATGGCGATGAAATCCTCCCTCACTGAGAAGGAACTCTCCTGTCACCTATGCTGCGATATCTATGTGGATCCTGTGCTGCTGCCTTGTCGGCACAGCTTCTGTCAGGAATGCTTGGAGGAGTACCGGGAAAGCAAGAAATCTCTCAAATGTCCTGTGTGCAAGAAACCGTCTCCCAAAGGTCGGCTTTCCCCCAACCTGCAACTCCAATCGCTGTGCGACAAATTCCGCCAGGAGAGAAAGAGCTCAGCGGAAAGACACGAGACACTGTGCGGCCTGCACGGGGAGAAGCTGAAGCTCTTCTGCCTGGAGGACAAAgagcctgtgtgtgttgtgtgtcggGAGTCTAAGATGCACAGCAGCCACAACTTCAGGCCACTGGATGAGGCAGCAGCGGAACACAGG AGCCAGGCCCGACAAGCTGAGAGACGCATTAAGGAGGAGTTCCAGGAACTTCACCAGTTTCTACAAGACGAAGAGGAAAACCTTTTGTCTGCActgaaggaggaagaggaggtgaAAAGCCAAGCGGCGAGGAACACCGTCAGCAGCGTAAACCAGGAAATCCTTCACCTTTCCCAAGTGCTCACGTCCACACAAGAGGAGTTACTGTCTGAGGACATAGCATTTCTTAAG AACTACAAAGCCTCTGTGGAAAG AGCTGAACATAAAATGGAAGATCCAGAGATCCTCTCCGGAGTTCTGATAGATGTGGCTAAACACCTGGGCAACCTGAAGTTCAGGGTGTGGGAGAAGATGAAAGATATGATCGGATACA CTCCAGTGATTTTAGACCCCAACACAGCACACCAGCGTCTCGTCCTCTCTGATGACCTGACCAGCTTGGAATGTAAAGATGATCACCAGCAGCTTCCTAAAAACCCAGAGAGATACAACCATCATCTGTGGGTCCTTGGCTCTGAGGGCTTTCACTCGGGGAAACACTACTGGGACGTCAAGGTGGAAAACTGTGCCCAATGGGCTCTGGGTGTTGTGATGGGTTCCAGGACAAAGGGTAGGACCTTCTACTGTGGAGGTATATGGAAATGCCATTACAAGAATATTTTGTATGGGGCTAGTTCCTCTGGAGGTCCCACCATCATCCTCAGTCTGAGAGAGAATCTGAGAATGGTCAGAGTGCAGCTGGACTGGGATGATGGACAGGTCTTGTTTTATGATCTCATCAGCGGCCGGCTTCTACAGACATTCTCATACAGGTTTACAGAGCCGGTCTTCCCTTACTTCTGCAATCAGTGTACACGTTATTCACTGAGGATTCTGCCAAAGGAGACCTCTACAGCAATACAGCCGCCAAAGTGCAGCACACAGGAGCTTACTGAATCTAACCTGGCTACGTACTCTTTGGCGTag